The Terriglobus roseus region CAGGAAAGACAACCACGGACTGGCCGCTGCGCAACACGTCTGCGATGGTTCGGTTTGCCGCGACGGCCGCGCGCATGGAAGTGCGGTCAAGGAACAGAACACCTGCACGTTCGCACAGGATGCCAATCAGAGGCCAACGTCGCACATCGGACTTCGCCACAAAGATGGTCGGCGTCAGCGCGGCAAGCACCAGCACGTCCATGTAGCTGATGTGATTTGCAGTGATGAAACCACGCGCCGGCAACACGCCACGCGTCTGCACAGGACAGCGAAGAAAACGCAGGATGCGACGAGCCCATTTCTGCGACCAGCAAGCGCGTTCGTGCATGGTGTGCAGAGGGTGAACTGTACTTTCAATCAACATGCCAAACAACATGGCAAACAAGCCTGTAAGCCGGATGCATGCTATCGGAATGGAGTAAAGCGGTTTTCTCACAGATAGCGTCGTGCGATGCGTGGGTGCATCGTCTCCAAGTCCAGAAGTGTAAGGAAGTCGATGGTGCCGAAGCTGCAATCAATCGCAGGGGTAGAGCAGATGCGAGCACCTACGGCGAGATACGCACGCAGCAAGCGCGGGGGTTCCTGCATGGTCTCTACACCTTCGCGCATCGCCATAGCAAATGCTTTGGTGGGAACAGTCATCAACGATGACTCAATCAGGTACGGTTCCAGTGCGCGAAACA contains the following coding sequences:
- a CDS encoding lysophospholipid acyltransferase family protein; translation: MLFGMLIESTVHPLHTMHERACWSQKWARRILRFLRCPVQTRGVLPARGFITANHISYMDVLVLAALTPTIFVAKSDVRRWPLIGILCERAGVLFLDRTSMRAAVAANRTIADVLRSGQSVVVFPEGTTSPGETILPMYAALFQSALDCSEPIIPTWIAYGDATQRERIAYWGDMTLMPHLLQLMRLRSIDDVSVQFRTTGIPARHRTQASEMCRVVWEQMMENASGQRQEIAAA